Proteins co-encoded in one Aspergillus fumigatus Af293 chromosome 6, whole genome shotgun sequence genomic window:
- a CDS encoding cytochrome b5 reductase family protein yields the protein MKSRLPRSGGLLFNPPSTLSKRAASRRYTASSSPTTSAPSPPKRRLWLRLTIVTATAAGIGAYVRSQQGSESTTLNPVTFTKYRLVAREPVSSNGSIFTLKPPKPDDNREVYEDAWKTGVWSVMFKQPQLQIGRDYTPLPPISLNDQDEQEGCLRFFIRKDPFGEVSRYLHSLDVGSAIEVRGPRIECEIPSDTRQILFIAGGTGIAPALQAGHTLLRRTDADHKPRLHILWANRRRDDCLGGCNDSSAIDEVQQRSWFTGLFRSRPSSPPPAGPTQDPAATSLMVRELEALKARYPGQVTVDYFVDEESSFIEKKSITRFTDTASSNGPPGGKMIIVSGPEGFISYMAGPKLWAQGMELQGPLNGVIKELDLKDWAVWKL from the coding sequence ATGAAATCCCGACTACCAAGATCAGGGGGACTTTTGTTCAACCCGCCTTCTACCCTCAGCAAGAGAGCAGCTTCTCGTCGTTATACTGCGTCTTCATCACCTACAACCTCCGcaccttctccgccaaaAAGGCGACTATGGCTTCGACTGACGATTGTCACTGCAACTGCGGCAGGAATCGGAGCCTATGTTAGATCGCAACAAGGCTCAGAGTCGACAACTCTGAATCCCGTCACATTTACCAAATACCGGCTTGTCGCAAGGGAGCCGGTATCGTCGAACGGCAGCATCTTCACTCTGAAACCACCCAAGCCCGACGACAATCGCGAAGTCTACGAAGACGCATGGAAGACCGGCGTATGGAGTGTCATGTTCAAGCAACCGCAATTGCAAATTGGAAGAGACTATACACCCCTACCGCCGATATCGCTAAACGACCAAGATGAGCAGGAAGGGTGCCTCCGGTTCTTCATTCGGAAAGACCCGTTCGGGGAGGTATCGCGGTATCTGCATTCTCTAGATGTGGGATCAGCTATTGAAGTGCGCGGACCTCGAATCGAATGCGAAATCCCTTCGGATACTCGGCAGATTCTCTTTATTGCGGGCGGTACTGGAATTGCTCCGGCTTTGCAGGCTGGACATACGCTCCTACGCCGGACAGACGCCGACCACAAGCCGAGGCTTCACATTCTCTGGGCAAATCGAAGACGGGATGACTGCCTGGGGGGTTGCAACGATAGTTCGGCAATAGACGAAGTACAGCAAAGATCCTGGTTTACTGGTCTCTTCAGGTCAAGACCCAGCAGTCCTCCGCCCGCAGGTCCGACACAGGATCCGGCGGCCACTTCGCTCATGGTCCGCGAACTTGAGGCTCTCAAAGCTCGTTATCCGGGCCAAGTCACGGTTGACTATTTTGTGGACGAAGAGAGTTCGTTCATTGAGAAGAAATCCATCACGAGATTCACCGATaccgcctcctccaatgGGCCGCCTGGTGGTAAAATGATTATCGTGTCAGGACCGGAAGGCTTCATCAGCTATATGGCAGGACCAAAGCTGTGGGCGCAGGGGATGGAACTCCAAGGTCCTCTCAACGGAGTTATCAAGGAACTCGACCTGAAAGATTGGGCTGTTTGGAAGCTTTGA
- a CDS encoding O-phospho-L-serine:2-oxoglutarate transaminase gives MPSRQEVAYFGAGPAPLPTSVVEAGAKAFVNYNDCGLGLGEISHRSPTANKILEDTKASLTTLLDIPDDYEILFMQGGGSGQFTSVVQNLVGVWVERRRQKAEAEISATENKDELVFERLQKEVQEELKLDYIVTGSWSLKAAQEATRLVGAKHVNIALDARTASNGKFGKIPAEDTWTLSPSKNSAFVYFCDNETVDGVEFPNFPKILESDDRIVVADMSSNFLSRNVDVKKYSVIFGGAQKNIGIAGISIVIIRKSLLPPQTPTPAPALLHRLNIGGLPGSVVLDYATIAKNNSLYNTLPIFNLWIAGQVMAELVQTYGVQKISGQEQISNRKAEILYSVLDKYPQVYHVVPDKSVRSRMNLCFRVHGGDAEKEKEFLAGAEKRLLQGLKGHRSVGGIRASNYNAVPLENVEKLAKYLEDYATGNV, from the exons ATGCCTTCCAGACAAGAGGTCGCCTACTTTGGAGCTGGCCCTGCTCCCCTGCCCACCTCGGTCGTCGAGGCGGGCGCAAAGGCCTTCGTCAACTACAATGACTGCGGTCTCGGACTCGGCGAAATTTCGCATCGCTCTCCTACCGCAAACAAGATCCTGGAAGATACCAAGGCGAGCCTGACAACGCTCCTCGATATTCCCGATGACTACGAGATCCTGTTCATGCAGGGAGGTGGAAGTGGACAGTTCACCTCAGTCGTACAGAACCTTGTTGGAGTCTGGGTAGAACGCAGACGACAGAAAGCAGAGGCCGAGATTTCGGCTACCGAAAATAAGGATGAACTGGTCTTTGAGAGATTACAGAAGGAGGTACAGGAGGAATTGAAGCTGGATTACATCGTCACGGGTTCATGGTCGTTGAAGGCAGCACAGGAGGCTACCCGTCTGGTGGGTGCCAAACATGTGAACATTGCGCTGGATGCCAGAACCGCGAGCAACGGGAAGTTTGGCAAGATCCCTGCAGAGGATACCTGGACTCTCTCGCCCAGTAAGAACTCGGCGTTTGTTTACTTCTGTGACAATGAGACGGTGGACGGTGTAGAATTCCCCAACTTCCCCAAGATCCTGGAGTCGGACGACCGAATCGTCGTCGCAGACATGAGCTCCAACTTCCTCAGCCGAAATGTTGATGTTAAAAAGTATTCTGTGATCTTC GGTGGTGCCCAAAAGAACATTGGTATCGCTGGTAtttccatcgtcatcatcagaaAATCGCTCTTGCCTCCCCAGACCCCTACACCGGCACCGGCTCTTCTACATCGGTTGAACATTGGCGGATTACCGGGGAGCGTCGTACTCGACTACGCGACCATCGCGAAGAATAACTCCCTGTACAACACACTCCCCATCTTCAACCTGTGGATTGCCGGCCAGGTCATGGCCGAACTCGTCCAGACTTATGGTGTGCAGAAGATCAGCGGTCAGGAACAGATCTCCAACCGCAAGGCCGAGATCCTCTACAGTGTTTTGGACAAGTATCCCCAGGTCTACCACGTCGTCCCGGACAAGAGTGTCCGGAGCCGTATGAACCTTTGTTTCCGCGTCCACGGCGGTGAtgctgagaaggagaaggagttccTGGCGGGAGCCGAGAAGCGGCTGCTCCAGGGGTTGAAGGGACACCGCAGTGTTGGCGGTATCCGGGCCAGCAATTACAATGCAGTTCCCTTGGAGAatgttgagaagctggcgaaGTACCTCGAAGATTACGCTACTGGCAATGTTTAA